A region from the Medicago truncatula cultivar Jemalong A17 chromosome 6, MtrunA17r5.0-ANR, whole genome shotgun sequence genome encodes:
- the LOC25496341 gene encoding heavy metal-associated isoprenylated plant protein 31, producing the protein MSNMVEVRVPNLDCEGCASKLKKALFKLKGVDDVEVEMEAQKVTVRGYGLEEKKVLKAIKRAGKAAEPWPFLPGHTHFASFYKYPSYIVNHYYNDAYKSEATNGVHTFFHTPSVYSVAVASDEAFASMFSDDNPHACTIM; encoded by the exons ATGTCT AATATGGTTGAGGTTAGAGTGCCAAATCTTGATTGTGAAGGGTGTGcttcaaaattaaagaaagcTCTCTTCAAACTTAAAG GAGTAGATGATGTAGAAGTTGAAATGGAGGCACAAAAGGTAACAGTCAGAGGCTAtggtttagaagaaaaaaaagtattgaaagCAATCAAACGTGCAGGGAAAGCAGCAGAGCCATGGCCATTTCTACCGGGCCATACTCATTTTGCTTCATTTTACAAGTATCCAAGTTACATTGTTAATCATTATTATAATGATGCATACAAAAGTGAAGCAACAAATGGAGTTCATACTTTTTTTCATACCCCTTCTGTTTATTCAGTTGCTGTTGCATCTGATGAGGCTTTTGCTTCAATGTTTAGTGATGATAACCCTCATGCTTGCACTATAATGTAA
- the LOC25496338 gene encoding myosin-7 isoform X1, whose product MMDFEASDKQNLCVGDDDGNLNVKGLNSCEEKTSHSDVMREPVSCVDFESADDVDDVPASPRYSPSSSLGTCSSKPDVSVKKRDSSNTTLTVKRLFDNSNSLNISVKKQKMSPYYDHGEDEYEGEDVHDESADKSFSSLKNEVNLVEKLFKNCKRKRTEEEKKLQSIKRDIEECCKELRNKKQRVICVRRVNEIYNKMLGKAESKEEELKALTQKVESKKEELKALNQKVAEGNLELKSKEKELDAMKISISGQAEILESERKQLLKVISVMQNDRAQMRDVDSKKKRLENHVKELESKENECKGRVGELESKEKYLEGQLKALESRAKQMKGHVKRFESMKREFGDHIKKVESKNKQVEGQEMELKSKETQLEGLKKELELKEEKLEGRVKEHELKAEELEGRVKEIESKNKHLESQVEYFKSNDKQFEERWKELESKENQFKVKEKELKLKEKQIEVQVKELESKLNEFGGQLKEPELTGKHSEAFKKHIDEEKESVASYMDDQLSHTIGRTSLQLYTSEKTDDVESLCKDIFVYLQESADPSRLVLDIIQNPGTPLCKKGDNAVIIDECHIYLLEELMRISPTIKPRVREKALKLARDLKAYMRENTKNSSAVVGFMLLLSVYGLLTYFDKCEVLELFASVAQHKTVMELFETLGFANKASDFVKYLIRRKQFVEAVRFSCAYNLADKNQLIDMLREHVQNVKLICTSRCEKTNSIEIKDKARDQEIASLGTVLQCISDNSLESEDLLREEIQCRIHELNQHKGK is encoded by the exons ATGATGGATTTTGAGGCTTCTGATAAGCAAAACTTATGtgttggtgatgatgatggtaaCTTAAATGTTAAAGGGCTCAATTCATGTGAGGAAAAAACATCTCATTCAGATGTGATGAGGGAACCTGTTTCTTGTGTGGACTTTGAATCTGCAGACGATGTTGACGATGTTCCTGCGTCACCAAGATATTCTCCGAGTTCAAGTTTGGGAACATGTAGTAGTAAACCTGATGTTTCTGTTAAGAAGAGGGATAGTAGTAATACTACACTGACAGTTAAGAGGTTGTTTGATAACAGCAATTCCTTGAACATTTCCGTTAAGAAACAAAAGATGTCACCATATTATGATCACGGCGAAGACGAATATGAAGGCGAAGATGTTCATGATGAATCAGCTGATAAATCATTTTCCTCGCTGAAGAATGAAGTTAATTTGgtagaaaaattgtttaagaattGCAAAAGGAAGAGGacagaagaagagaagaaattGCAGTCCATAAAGAGAGATATTGAAGAATGTTGTAAAGAGCTTCGAAATAAGAAGCAGCGAGTTATTTGTGTTAGAAGAGTTAATgaaatttacaataaaatgttgGGAAAAGCTGAGAGCAAGGAAGAGGAACTCAAGGCTCTTACCCAAAAAGTTGAAAGCAAGAAAGAGGAACTCAAGGCTCTTAACCAAAAAGTTGCGGAAGGTAATCTGGAACTTAAGTCCAAGGAGAAAGAGCTTGATGCAATGAAAATATCAATTAGCGGACAAGCGGAAATATTAGAGTCCGAAAGGAAGCAGTTACTAAAGGTAATATCAGTAATGCAGAATGATCGTGCTCAAATGAGGGATGTTGATTCAAAGAAAAAGCGACTTGAAAATCATGTTAAGGAACTCGAGTCAAAAGAGAATGAGTGCAAAGGACGGGTGGGGGAACTTGAGTCGAAGGAGAAGTACTTAGAAGGACAATTAAAGGCGTTAGAATCAAGAGCGAAGCAGATGAAAGGACATGTGAAACGGTTTGAGTCAATGAAGAGGGAATTTGGAGATCATATAAAGAAGGTTGAATCAAAAAATAAGCAAGTTGAAGGACAAGAAATGGAACTAAAGTCAAAAGAGACGCAGCTTGAAGGCCTGAAAAAAGAGTTAGAATTAAAAGAGGAGAAATTGGAAGGCCGAGTGAAGGAGCATGAATTGAAAGCAGAAGAACTTGAAGGTCGAGTTAAGGAGATCGAATCAAAAAATAAGCATTTGGAAAGCCAAGTTGAGTATTTCAAATCAAACGATAAGCAATTTGAAGAACGGTGGAAAGAACTCGAATCAAAAGAGAATCAGTTCAAAGTAAAGGAGAAGGAGCTCAAGTTAAAAGAGAAGCAGATTGAAGTACAAGTCAAGGAGCTTGAGTCAAAGCTGAACGAATTTGGCGGACAACTGAAGGAGCCTGAGTTAACAGGGAAACACTCTGAAGCatttaaaaaacatattgacGAGGAAAAAGAATCGG TTGCATCTTACATGGATGATCAGTTAAGTCATACAATTGGTAGAACAAGTTTGCAGTTGTACACAAGCGAGAAAACTGATGACGTTGAGTCACTTTGCAAAGACATTTTTGTTTATCTGCAAGAATCAGCAGATCCATCAAGACTTGTTTTGGATATAATACAGAACCCCGGTACTCCACTGTGTAAGAAGGGAGACAATGCTGTGATTATTGATGAATGCCACATCTATCTGTTAGAAGAACTGATGAGAATATCACCAACTATTAAACCTCGTGTAAGAGAAAAAGCATTGAAGCTAGCGCGCGATTTGAAAGCTTACATGAGAGAGAATACTAAAAATTCATCGGCTGTTGTTGGTTTTATGCTGCTTTTGTCAGTTTATGGATTGCTAACTTATTTCGATAAATGCGAAGTTTTGGAGCTTTTTGCATCTGTTGCTCAGCACAAGACAGTTATGGAGCTGTTTGAGACCCTCGGTTTTGCAAATAAAGCTTCTG ATTTTGTTAAATATCTTATCAGGAGAAAGCAATTTGTTGAAGCTGTTAGATTCAGCTGTGCATATAACTTGGCTGACAAGAACCAATTAATTGATATGTTGCGAGAACACGTCCAGAATGTGAAACTGATTTGTACGAGCCGTTGTGAGAAAACTAACTCAATTGAAATCAAg GATAAGGCTAGAGATCAAGAAATCGCTAGTCTGGGAACTGTTCTACAATGCATATCAGACAACAGCCTAGAATCTGAGGATCTGCTTCGCGAGGAAATTCAATGTCGTATTCATGAGCTAAACCAACATAAAGGCAAATAA
- the LOC25496338 gene encoding myosin-10 isoform X2, translating to MREPVSCVDFESADDVDDVPASPRYSPSSSLGTCSSKPDVSVKKRDSSNTTLTVKRLFDNSNSLNISVKKQKMSPYYDHGEDEYEGEDVHDESADKSFSSLKNEVNLVEKLFKNCKRKRTEEEKKLQSIKRDIEECCKELRNKKQRVICVRRVNEIYNKMLGKAESKEEELKALTQKVESKKEELKALNQKVAEGNLELKSKEKELDAMKISISGQAEILESERKQLLKVISVMQNDRAQMRDVDSKKKRLENHVKELESKENECKGRVGELESKEKYLEGQLKALESRAKQMKGHVKRFESMKREFGDHIKKVESKNKQVEGQEMELKSKETQLEGLKKELELKEEKLEGRVKEHELKAEELEGRVKEIESKNKHLESQVEYFKSNDKQFEERWKELESKENQFKVKEKELKLKEKQIEVQVKELESKLNEFGGQLKEPELTGKHSEAFKKHIDEEKESVASYMDDQLSHTIGRTSLQLYTSEKTDDVESLCKDIFVYLQESADPSRLVLDIIQNPGTPLCKKGDNAVIIDECHIYLLEELMRISPTIKPRVREKALKLARDLKAYMRENTKNSSAVVGFMLLLSVYGLLTYFDKCEVLELFASVAQHKTVMELFETLGFANKASDFVKYLIRRKQFVEAVRFSCAYNLADKNQLIDMLREHVQNVKLICTSRCEKTNSIEIKDKARDQEIASLGTVLQCISDNSLESEDLLREEIQCRIHELNQHKGK from the exons ATGAGGGAACCTGTTTCTTGTGTGGACTTTGAATCTGCAGACGATGTTGACGATGTTCCTGCGTCACCAAGATATTCTCCGAGTTCAAGTTTGGGAACATGTAGTAGTAAACCTGATGTTTCTGTTAAGAAGAGGGATAGTAGTAATACTACACTGACAGTTAAGAGGTTGTTTGATAACAGCAATTCCTTGAACATTTCCGTTAAGAAACAAAAGATGTCACCATATTATGATCACGGCGAAGACGAATATGAAGGCGAAGATGTTCATGATGAATCAGCTGATAAATCATTTTCCTCGCTGAAGAATGAAGTTAATTTGgtagaaaaattgtttaagaattGCAAAAGGAAGAGGacagaagaagagaagaaattGCAGTCCATAAAGAGAGATATTGAAGAATGTTGTAAAGAGCTTCGAAATAAGAAGCAGCGAGTTATTTGTGTTAGAAGAGTTAATgaaatttacaataaaatgttgGGAAAAGCTGAGAGCAAGGAAGAGGAACTCAAGGCTCTTACCCAAAAAGTTGAAAGCAAGAAAGAGGAACTCAAGGCTCTTAACCAAAAAGTTGCGGAAGGTAATCTGGAACTTAAGTCCAAGGAGAAAGAGCTTGATGCAATGAAAATATCAATTAGCGGACAAGCGGAAATATTAGAGTCCGAAAGGAAGCAGTTACTAAAGGTAATATCAGTAATGCAGAATGATCGTGCTCAAATGAGGGATGTTGATTCAAAGAAAAAGCGACTTGAAAATCATGTTAAGGAACTCGAGTCAAAAGAGAATGAGTGCAAAGGACGGGTGGGGGAACTTGAGTCGAAGGAGAAGTACTTAGAAGGACAATTAAAGGCGTTAGAATCAAGAGCGAAGCAGATGAAAGGACATGTGAAACGGTTTGAGTCAATGAAGAGGGAATTTGGAGATCATATAAAGAAGGTTGAATCAAAAAATAAGCAAGTTGAAGGACAAGAAATGGAACTAAAGTCAAAAGAGACGCAGCTTGAAGGCCTGAAAAAAGAGTTAGAATTAAAAGAGGAGAAATTGGAAGGCCGAGTGAAGGAGCATGAATTGAAAGCAGAAGAACTTGAAGGTCGAGTTAAGGAGATCGAATCAAAAAATAAGCATTTGGAAAGCCAAGTTGAGTATTTCAAATCAAACGATAAGCAATTTGAAGAACGGTGGAAAGAACTCGAATCAAAAGAGAATCAGTTCAAAGTAAAGGAGAAGGAGCTCAAGTTAAAAGAGAAGCAGATTGAAGTACAAGTCAAGGAGCTTGAGTCAAAGCTGAACGAATTTGGCGGACAACTGAAGGAGCCTGAGTTAACAGGGAAACACTCTGAAGCatttaaaaaacatattgacGAGGAAAAAGAATCGG TTGCATCTTACATGGATGATCAGTTAAGTCATACAATTGGTAGAACAAGTTTGCAGTTGTACACAAGCGAGAAAACTGATGACGTTGAGTCACTTTGCAAAGACATTTTTGTTTATCTGCAAGAATCAGCAGATCCATCAAGACTTGTTTTGGATATAATACAGAACCCCGGTACTCCACTGTGTAAGAAGGGAGACAATGCTGTGATTATTGATGAATGCCACATCTATCTGTTAGAAGAACTGATGAGAATATCACCAACTATTAAACCTCGTGTAAGAGAAAAAGCATTGAAGCTAGCGCGCGATTTGAAAGCTTACATGAGAGAGAATACTAAAAATTCATCGGCTGTTGTTGGTTTTATGCTGCTTTTGTCAGTTTATGGATTGCTAACTTATTTCGATAAATGCGAAGTTTTGGAGCTTTTTGCATCTGTTGCTCAGCACAAGACAGTTATGGAGCTGTTTGAGACCCTCGGTTTTGCAAATAAAGCTTCTG ATTTTGTTAAATATCTTATCAGGAGAAAGCAATTTGTTGAAGCTGTTAGATTCAGCTGTGCATATAACTTGGCTGACAAGAACCAATTAATTGATATGTTGCGAGAACACGTCCAGAATGTGAAACTGATTTGTACGAGCCGTTGTGAGAAAACTAACTCAATTGAAATCAAg GATAAGGCTAGAGATCAAGAAATCGCTAGTCTGGGAACTGTTCTACAATGCATATCAGACAACAGCCTAGAATCTGAGGATCTGCTTCGCGAGGAAATTCAATGTCGTATTCATGAGCTAAACCAACATAAAGGCAAATAA